The genome window gagctgcagggcacCCTGAACAGCTCTGAGGAGCTCTGCTATGAGAGCTACCGGCTCCTGGATGCTCTTACCACTTTTGGGAAGAACCTGGTTTGCTTCTCAGAGACCAGAGACCTGGGTGAGGATGAGACGCGTGTAGTGTTAGAGCTGACACAGATCACCAACGACTTCCTCAAGGAGATCAGTGTCAGCCTGAAGAGCAAGGATTTGGACACTAGCCTTGTGTCTTCAGTTGCTATGACAATCATTGAGCAAAAGCTGGAGCGACACGTGGAGATGTGctccatttttgtttctgaaaagacCTGGGCCTTTTCCAAGGACTGGGTTGGCTGCCTTGTGAAAAGTAAAGCTCTCTTCCAGAAACCAGAGCTAGTTTTGAAATTACTGGAGACGCTGGTGAACTTTGCCACATCCCACCAAGACAAGGAGGCCCGAGAGCTACAGATGCAAGTGACCAAAGCCATCATGGAATGTTACACTGAGCTTTTGTTGACTGATAAAAACAAAGTGATCTCGGGTGTCCTGGCTTCCTGGGGCGGACCAGGTCTGTCCCTGAACTTGCAGGTTGTCATGGAaggcttccaggaggatctgaaTGTGACTTTCAACCAGATCACAAAGAGTGTGTCTGATGAAGGCTTGACCAGGGCTGTGGCTTCTGTGGCCAGGCTCACACTGCTGTACCCCGAGGCCACAGTGAAGCAGGTTTGTAGCCTTGCTGTATTCAACCTAGGAGCGCACCAGTTCCTCGCACAAATCCTGTGCTCCTTCCCAGCGCTGAGCTTCCTGGAGACCCACGATGATCCAGACAGGCCACGCAGCCTGGTGGTGAGGTGTCTGGAGGAGGCAGTGTGGGGGAGGCTTTCCACTGTGAGGGAAGAGGAGCAGTTCCTTGAGTTCCTGGCCTTCCTCATGCAGCCAAGCTCAGCTGCCCCGCTTGTGTCACCTGCAGAGGTGACCAAAGCCTTTGTCCTTCCCTATTTGAAGTCAGACTCTGCTCAAATTGAGCTGAGCCTGCAGATCCTCAGTAAGGTTTTGGGGGTACAGTCCTGTTCAGAAGAGCACTGGATCAAGTCCTGTCACCCGTTCCCGCTTCTCCTCAGCCTCTGCAAGCTTCTAGATGGCTACACAAAGTACTGGCATCAGCCTAGGGACCAGCTTTTCCCTTCGCTGGAGACCAAAGACCTGTTGCTGAAAGtcctctgccagctctgtgaGGTGGTAAGACCAGAAACTGCCCCCTCCCCCGAGCTCTGGGTCCAGTCGCTGGCCTGGCTTCACAGGAAGGTGGCATCACTGGACTGGACCATTGGTCTTCGGCTGAAGAAGCTTTACGGAGATCACTTCAAGAATGAGGTCCCGGCGACGCTGTTTGAGATCTGCACGCTTCCTGAGGACGAGTGGACGTCCCGGCCTTTGCCAGCCTATGGACCAGGCAGCGGGCTCCTGGCATGGATGGAGTGCTGCTGCGTGTCCACGGCGCTCAGGGAGACGATGCTGACGCTCCTCACGGTCAACGTGGACGACCCTGAAGAAGTGAATCTCTTCAGCAAAGGGTTCCTGGTGGCCCTCATACAGGTCCTCCCTTGGTGCAGCCACAGCGAATGGAAGAGGCTCGTGCACGTGGTTGAAAACCTGCTGCAGAGGCAAATCCTGCACGTGCCGTACACGCTGGAGTACGTGCAGTACATGCCCCTGCTCAACCTCCGGCCGTTTGCCTGCTACCTCCAGTTCTCCGTGCTCTTCCTGCGgggcttccagctcctctgcagctccagctgttCCACCTGGTTGCCGACAGAGGCTTGGCTCCACGTGGTCCAGCTGTACTGCGGCAGCCTCACAGACCTGCTGGACTCCGTCAAGAGCGTCGCGGGGCCCCCCTCGCAACCCACCGAGGACAGGACCTCCGTGCAGGAGGTGTCCTTCATCTGCATCCAGATGTTCTGCCATCTGCTGCACGTCGCCGCCATGCTGCCGGACAAGGGGTGCGGCGAGCCACTGGTGGTGGCGGCGTTGGAGATCCTCTCGCAGTACGAGACGTTCAGCAGTGCCGATACGTCCCCCAGCAGCAGACTGCGGAGAGCCAACGAGAGGCACTTCCTGGAGTCCATCGTGGACAACGTCAGTGACAAGGAGCTGCGTGGCATCCTCCTGCAGAAGCTCAGCAAACTGGGAGCCTGCTTGGCCGGGGAGCCGGCTTGAGAAGCTGGAGCGGGCGACGGGAGAGTGCCAACCCAGCCTCAGGGGCCTCCTTACGTGGAGAGTTGTAAGAGCTGTAATAAACCCtatctatttttctcttttgaactTTACTTCCCTGCTGCCGTGTTTTCTTCCAGCCTGTCTAAGCAGTGACGGGGCCGTGTGAAGACGGGTAGGAACAGCCGCTCATAATTTTCCAGCGGGAATAGCTGTGCACACGGCTGTTCCGGAGCTGAGCTGCCGGTCCCGTGACTCCAGCCTTACCTGCTGGCGGTCTGCATTTATACAGAGCCTGGCAGCCTCCGGCATCAGGGAAATTATTTCCCTCCAGCTCTCCTGCCGCCAGCTCTCTCCTAGTCCTGGGCGGATTGCTGGGTTCACCACGTGCTGCCGGAGGCCGGGAAGCGAGTCGGGTGAGTTCAGGACGGGCAGGAGCCTTTGACAATGCAATACGTGTGCCAATACGTGTGCGTTGCTTCTGCCCGGAGGTGGGGGTGCAGCGGTAACCCCATGTCTTAACACCCCCACCCAGAAATGAACGGCACGTGGGAGAGACATCCAGCGGTGTGACTCAGAAAGGAAATCTTTATTGGTCTCCTGATAGTAAATAGGGCAGTGTTAGTGCAAACTCAGATGCCtcgttggcttttttttttttttttgtccttacaTAAGGCACATTATTTGCAATGAAAACAGCAAGATACAAACATCTGTAACAGGTTGCAAGCAGTTTATAACGTCAGCTGGTCTCGGTCGTTAATGTAACAGTAGTGTTTCTGCAATAACCAACCGCATGTTGGAAGAGGCCCTGTATTTTACTTTCCAGAACAGAGCTGTGGCTGGGACAAGATCCGACACCCAAAGGAACTGGGTCCTCGGCCCTTCCAGCCGTTGTTTTTATACAGAATGAAAGGCACAGAGTGGCCACGGGCGGCTgcaggggggatgctggggccGCGCTGGTGCAGTACCTGCCCCGGAGCAGGGGACCCCCAGGCACGCgtgggaggctgcagggaggaggcgGCTGCgctggctgcagggaaggaaCTGAACTGCTGTCTGACTTGAACGCACCCGCTGCGCTGGCCGGGAAGCCTGTACCCATTTTGCTGTGACTTATGGTGGAAATGGTGCCGAACTGGTGAAATGggctcagctccctgctctgggGTTGTTGGTTCCTCCTGCACTGACCCAGTTCCCTCCTTGCCAGCCCCTGGCATTGCTCCGAGACAGCATAACCGCTCCTCTATCCCGGTATGAGctgccctcccctccagcctgcCGGGACACCGGAGCCACCCTCCCCGGGGACTGTCAGCCACGGACACCAGGCAGTCATAGTGAAAAGCACCTTTGGGTTAAGTGGAGTCTTTAAATGAGTTTGAGCCCAGCGGCAGCGGGAGGTAAGAGGCTCAACGTGGATGTAGTGTAGAGGCGAAGTCGGTAAAGGTCAGGAATGGGCTGTGGAGAGCCGtgccgcagccccggggcctggctctgctctcagcTGGATGGAGGCTGTAAACCAGGGCCGGAGGAGCAAGTCGGGGCTGCGGCAGGTCCGGCGCACGGCTCCCCCGGTCCCCAGTGCTGCTGTGCGGGGCTGGGTACGCTCCGGCATCATCTCCGCTGTCACCTCCGGGCCGCAGGCTCCTTCAGGCCGCGCTTGGTGATGGTGTCTGGTGTCAGCCCTGACggacgcgggggggggggggggggtggggttgtAACCAACCCCTCTTGTGTAACCATTAGTTGGGTGCCGCAGTGTTGAATCCCAGAAGGAATGTGCTTATGGGCAGACCTCCTGGCTGGTGCCTGCCCCGGCTCCCACGGGTGGGAGGATGCGAGGCACTGGAAAActttcccagcccaggctggTGCTGCCTGGCATGGCAGTGGAGACGGCGAGGCCGCTTCCAGCTAAACCAGCCCAGGGGCATCGCTGCTTCTGCCGCTCTGCTTCTGCGCCGGTCCCCACAGCGCTGGCATTGAAGGTGgaagagctgggggggggtggggggggcaccccttTTCCAGCCCCCGCGCTGGGCTGCCGCTGCCGGCCGTTATCTGCTTTTGTCGGCAGGCGAGCCGCCGTAGAGTCGGGCGGCTTTGCGGCAGATGAGCCTGAACCAGTAGAGCTGGGGGGCGATGAGGGAGGCGTTGGCTACGTTGCAGTGCAGGGGGATGCGGAAAGGCACCATGTAAATGGGGATTCCCACCTGCCTGGCGTAGGCCGCGTACatgaaggggaagaggagaataCGGCAGAGGAAGAAGGTCACCAGGATGAGGATCCCGTTCACCTTGTGCAGGAGGGTGTCCTGCATTTtgagctggagaaggaagaaggtgAACGCAAGGGTGAGCAGCACCCCGTTGCTCCTTGGGCACTGACtgtgctgggagcatggagagGAGCACCCGGGAGGTATGGATGAGGGGGAGCGCTTTGGAGGGAGCAGGAAAGTGGGGTGGAGGAGAGCAAGGGGGAAGGGAgttggggggggcagagggctggggcaggagggagcgtGGTGCAGGGGGAGGTGTAGGCAGGAGGGGGCAGCACCAGGACATGGCAGAGTCCCCTGTTCAGGGATGCTACTGGGCATGCTGCTTACTGGGGGAAAGGGATGGGGACCTAACGGGAggctgggaggaaggcagcactGCGGGGGAGCTTGGGGTtacagctgtggggctgcccctggggtggggagaggctACGAGCCGCTGTGGGGTTCCAGACCtgagccccttccctcctcaccTACCTGCATGAGGATTTTGCCCAGCGATACGAAAGGCGTGCTCAGCTCTGCTATGAAGATGCAGCCCACGAAGAAgtcccccagctctcccctgaAGTGCTGCAAATAAAGCCAGCAGTGAGCACAGGGACCTCCTGGAGAGGTGGCCCAGACCTAACACCAAGCAACTCCAGGGGCTCCCGGGCTCCCGACCGGCACAGATGCTTTTGCCAGCCACAGCCTCGACTGCAAGCCCTTGCAGCCACGCGGGGCTCCTCGCGGGCTGGGTTCCACAGGGGCCGTGCCCAGCCCTTACCTGGGTGATGGGAGTGAGCACGACGAGGATGAAGAGGTGGTGGGTCACCATCAGCCGCTCCTGCAGGAGGAAGCTCCGCACGCTGGCCAGTGAGTGCTTCTTCTCTGCCACTCCCCTGTCCCGGCTCTTGTGCCAGTGGCAGAGGTACATGACGTAAATGTCGTAGGTCATGTAGGGAACGAGGACCCAGATGTATTCTACAGCCAGCCAGTGCCTAGGGGAGGAGCAGCACACACACGGGCATCGCAACGGCTCTGAGCACCTCACGATGCTCTGGAAGCTGGAAGAGAGTCTCTAGGTCTGAAATGGAAGCAGTGGATTTCGAAGCTGATGACAAGCTGACAGGTGTCGAAATTTAACTTGATTTGgctcagcagagaaaaagtaCCTGGTACGCGTGGAAGACGCCTCCTGGATGGTGCCCCTGCTTAGCGCTTGGCCGTGCCAGGCACCGAGCGCGGCCCAGCCAAGCACAAACACGGCGCTAACGGGAAGATCTTGATTAGCCCTGCAGCCGGGTGTTTGCTGTGTGGGCTGGGAGCACAGCAGTGCTTGGGATCCGGCACTAATCCGACACCTTTGCAGCAGGTAATCTTCTTCCCTAAGCCCTGGGACACCCAGAGCTGATGCTTGGTAGGAGAAAAGCTCCAAGATTGTGTCCTTTCTGCCTGCCACACTGCTCCGGCTGGCTGCCTAACCCGGGGAGCATTTGGAAAGCACCCGGAGACCTCAGAGTTAATTGGAGATGCCTGGCCTGGACTTCGGAGAGGGAAGTACAAAATATCTAATATAGGCAATAAACCCCTGCGAGACGTTTGTCTGTTGGGAAATAATTGCAGACAGCTGCCTGTTCCCAAAGCATGTCAGAATCCTGGTTGCACAACCCGGGCAGCAGcaagccctgctctgcagggagacCAGGCTCCTTAAAAAGTCCCGAGTGAAATcacactgataaaaaaaaaacaaaaaaccaacctccAAAGCACCCTACCCTGCTGCTTAAAGAAATGTAGCTTGGGGCCCAAATAAATCTGCTTTTGCTCTCCTGGCATCTCAAGAGTAATTTTGTTGCATGCGTTCCTATTTCAGATAGAAAGATGTAAGTGATGtaaagcagggaggggaagtgACCGGCTATTGTGTTTGCAAAACTTGCCCAGGGCTTTGGAGGGCAATTATAGTGCCGGCAATATAATGATTGTCTGCTTGTGTAAATAAATTGGCAAATTTTACCACAACCTTTGTGACGCTTCCTGGCTTTCTGTCTTGCTGTCATTCTCCGAGACCTTCCCCGCTGAGCACTGGGCTGTATTTCCTCCAGATTCAAAGAAAATCTAGGTCTCTGACCACAAAATGTTTGCATTGAGCTGTTGGCCTTGAGAGCACCCGGGTAAGCACGCAGCTCCGGGGACAAGGAGGGCTCCTGGCAGCGCCTTCCTTCTGTGTGGGTCTGGGATTTATCATCTGACCTATCTATAcagcagatattttattttagagcaAAAAGGTAACTCATTAGACTGCCTGGGTTAAGCAGGACTGAGCAATTTGGATAGGTCTCGCCATCTAGAGCAAGGTAGGACATCTCACATCTGGCTATTAAAGGCAAGTCTGCGATGACCGAGAGGGCAGCCCTCCCTAAAATCCAGTGCGATAGTCAAATTCCAGCTCAGTGTAATTATATTCTTCCCTCCTACAATTTTCTCTGCTATTCTGGATAATAGCTCTGTTTTTAAGCCTTCTGACCCAGATTACGCTATCGCTCCTGCCGAGAGCCGCTTCTGGGGTAGTTTATCTCGGAGCATTGAGGACAAGGCAATgggattttccttcaaagcaaacttcatcttgatttttctcatttctggaCTCTTTCAGCATCCATTTGGCATAGAAAAGGTGATGCGCCTCTAAAATCAGTTCTCACTAGGTCCGCTTGACTCATTAGCAATTTCAGATTGCAGCAAGGAGACTCCCTACCCCTTTAGaagtgatgatgatgatgatgtctttattttttgctcGTTCATGGGCCCACGTTACAGCCCATCCTCAGGAGGAGACCCTCcgtgctggcagagcagccccaggtcCGAGCGCTCTGAACAAGCCAGCATCTTTCAGGGGGGGCGTACGGCCGGCACGTTGCCCAACCTTTCACCCAAAGCGGAGGAAAGAGGAACACGAAACTGGGTTTCCTCTCCCCTTTGTACGTGCAAGCCATTGGCATAAAACACTCCAGCTGCGAGCTGGCCGGGCACCGCCTCCGCACGATCCTCGCAGGACGGCAAGGCTGTCGGAAGGGATTACCTGTCGTATACAACATCCTTGCAGTTAAGGACGACCGTGATCCCCGACGCTGTTGCCATCGTGGCTTGGACCGTTGACACTAACCTGGAACCGAGAGAGAGGAAACGGGTCACCCCAAGCATCACCCCAGACGGGTCGAGGAGCAGGGGTGGCCTCTCTTGCGCCAGGAGAGCTGTTGGCACGTGGACGCCTACTCCGTGCACACCTACTCCGTGCACACCTACTCCGTGCACGCCCCGAAAGCCTTGCCAGGGCGAGGAGgagctctgctccagtgccCGGGCGGCGTGGGACGCGGCCGGGGTGACTGTGCCAGGCGCTGCCACCCGGGGACACGGCGGGGGGTTGTTTGTAGGTCTCGTCCCTTCCACGCCCGTGGATCGGCGGTAACCCCGCCCGGTTCCCCGCGGGCAGAGGGAGAGCTGCACCGGAGCATCCCCGCTCCGCCAACGGGTACCGGccagagccgggggggggggggtacggccgggcagggctgcccaCGCCGAGGATGCTgctcccgccgccggccccTGCTGCCCTCCCGGGGTCTGGgctcggggctgccgggggTCCGGCCCCCGGAGCGGCGCGGGTCGGGACACTCCCCGGTTGCAGGCTCCCAGCCGCCGGGGCTCAGCGCTCTTGGCCCGTCCGGATCGCTCCGGCTCCCGGTCCCAGCCCGCCGCGATGGGTCACCGGTGGCGGTCCCGGGTCGCGTCCCGCCGATCCCGCCCGTACCTGCCGCTGAGGAGGATGCGGTCCTTGAGGCTCCATCCCGGGGCGGCCCAACGCAGTAACCGGATGCAGAGGACGAAAAGTCCCGGGAAGAAGGCGGAGGCGAGGGCCAGCGTCCGCCACATGGGGACGACcgctgccccgctgcctcccgccGCCGCTTGTCAACAGCAGGCCGGGCGGCAGGAGGGTCCGGCTTGGCACGGTCCCGACCGGACCGgaccggcacggcacggcacggcacggctcggctcggcacggctcggcacggctcggctcggctcggctcggaccagccccgccgctcccgctcccgctcccgctcccgcccCCGCCGGGACTCGCCCCGCACAGCCGTGCtgcaggccccgcccccgcccggtgcaaaccccgcccccgaGAGCCCCGCCCCCAGGTGCTGTGGAGGGGGTGTGTCCTGCGGCATCCCGGCGTGCCGCGCGGCCCGGAAGCGGCGGGCCGCCATGGAGGAGGACGAGCCGGAGCTGGCGGCCGGGCTGGAGGCGGCGCTGGAGCTGGCACCCGCCGTGCAGGCCGCCATCGAGCAGGTGCGGCGGGGCGGCCTgctgcggggccgggcgggggccgGCTGGGCCCCGGGGTGGGGCTGGGGCCCTTCTGGTGAGGGGCCGGGTGTAGGCGCGGCCCGCTGCCCGCTCTGTGAGGGCCCCGGCGAGGGGCGGCTCTGCCGGGTGCGGGGCCGGCGGTGTCCCCCGGCGAGCTCTGGGCCTTCCGCTGCTGGGATCCGGAAAGCCCCGAGCTGGCCGCGCTTGGAGGCGGGCACTGCCCGGGTGTTTGGCGTGGGGGGAGCGCCCCGGGGCGGGCTCTGCCGGTGTCCTGGGGCTGCGCTGGCCGCTGGCTCCGGTCCCCCGGGCCGCGTTAGGGCCGCAGGGCTGTCAGCATTGTGCGGGGCTGGCCCCGCGGTCGGCCGC of Grus americana isolate bGruAme1 chromosome 19, bGruAme1.mat, whole genome shotgun sequence contains these proteins:
- the GEMIN4 gene encoding gem-associated protein 4; this encodes MEPGPWDVCEETAILHGGFLLAARLTHPRPLRELRKADWPRVGPPITDALGEIGARCPSPLQHSLWKKEAVAIVWAKVLLPGPPAASLDQGWKEDGFFSVGMMIPDVNRTVLFELVKALGAPRLFVQLLLALPQDVRQSELEQLVEYVASETSSSDIVFFLDVWWEVMKHKEGEEDATVSTFSAVICQHGCESSLDDGLQPPKRFKGDPGALNDPPAATSPLTVLIEGLKQTYRSIALPRLRCYALANLVELLTVFAELEPEGSPLPVAEYLDKVSSVVSLWTSDTESQFHHRGLDEKVKEAERSMSLLPVAKLSREELFVGLDFLCSLLHAWGEELQGTLNSSEELCYESYRLLDALTTFGKNLVCFSETRDLGEDETRVVLELTQITNDFLKEISVSLKSKDLDTSLVSSVAMTIIEQKLERHVEMCSIFVSEKTWAFSKDWVGCLVKSKALFQKPELVLKLLETLVNFATSHQDKEARELQMQVTKAIMECYTELLLTDKNKVISGVLASWGGPGLSLNLQVVMEGFQEDLNVTFNQITKSVSDEGLTRAVASVARLTLLYPEATVKQVCSLAVFNLGAHQFLAQILCSFPALSFLETHDDPDRPRSLVVRCLEEAVWGRLSTVREEEQFLEFLAFLMQPSSAAPLVSPAEVTKAFVLPYLKSDSAQIELSLQILSKVLGVQSCSEEHWIKSCHPFPLLLSLCKLLDGYTKYWHQPRDQLFPSLETKDLLLKVLCQLCEVVRPETAPSPELWVQSLAWLHRKVASLDWTIGLRLKKLYGDHFKNEVPATLFEICTLPEDEWTSRPLPAYGPGSGLLAWMECCCVSTALRETMLTLLTVNVDDPEEVNLFSKGFLVALIQVLPWCSHSEWKRLVHVVENLLQRQILHVPYTLEYVQYMPLLNLRPFACYLQFSVLFLRGFQLLCSSSCSTWLPTEAWLHVVQLYCGSLTDLLDSVKSVAGPPSQPTEDRTSVQEVSFICIQMFCHLLHVAAMLPDKGCGEPLVVAALEILSQYETFSSADTSPSSRLRRANERHFLESIVDNVSDKELRGILLQKLSKLGACLAGEPA
- the TLCD3A gene encoding TLC domain-containing protein 3A, with protein sequence MWRTLALASAFFPGLFVLCIRLLRWAAPGWSLKDRILLSGRLVSTVQATMATASGITVVLNCKDVVYDRHWLAVEYIWVLVPYMTYDIYVMYLCHWHKSRDRGVAEKKHSLASVRSFLLQERLMVTHHLFILVVLTPITQHFRGELGDFFVGCIFIAELSTPFVSLGKILMQLKMQDTLLHKVNGILILVTFFLCRILLFPFMYAAYARQVGIPIYMVPFRIPLHCNVANASLIAPQLYWFRLICRKAARLYGGSPADKSR